Within Triticum dicoccoides isolate Atlit2015 ecotype Zavitan chromosome 1B, WEW_v2.0, whole genome shotgun sequence, the genomic segment TAGAGCAATTGATCAGATTTGTTACCGCGCTGGTCTTATTTATGGCGAGGATGCACGATTTTTGTCGGTGCATAAGGAAGATGTATGCAGCGTTGCTGTGTTCTAGACTGACCAAACGTTGGATAAACAGTGTTTCTTGTGCTTGTGCTTGAGGCTTAGACGTTTCTACTGAAGGTCATTAATTCCTTCTGTTGTAGTATATGTGTATATTGGTCTCTGGCTCATTTGTATGTGCTAGGTGTAATTCGTTTGTCTGGTAGATTTTTGTGCAAGTCGGTCTTGGCCTCGTTCTGTGTGAATATAAATTTAATGAACCACTCTCTGAAACAACGTTGTGATACTCCATTCAGTCTATTGGTATCAAATGTGATGCTCAGTTCACCCTGCTTTTCTTATGTTACAAGTGTTTTGAATTATGTCCATGGATACTTGTTGTCTAGTGCCCCACAGTAGCACTGCAAAATATGAGTACACCGATTGGATGTTGCTTCTTTTTTGAAAATACATGTCATATCTAGAATGCATTACAGGTAATAAGAGAGAAAACATTGGAAAATGTGAATCAAGTGTAACCATCAGTTATGACCTGATGCTGTCTTTTCGATTTTTGTTCCCACCCTCTGGATTTTGTTTTGCTCTATATGCTCGTTGATTTTCATTATGTAAAAATGATGCCAATTTATTTATCTGTTTCTCTTTGTCATGCCAATCCTTCATATATTACTGCAACTATCATTCAAGCTGTTCCGGTCATCTTGACAGCAGTATCTATCCATCAAGAAATGAGGTTCGTCACAACTTGGTAGCAAAGCTGACATTACCTGTTATGCTTGACACTAGTCAATTGCAATAAAGATTGTAAGCTCTGTTACCAAGTTGTTGTGGACCCCAATCCAAGATGTGTATTTACAGTCAGGAAGATCACCAGGATGGCTTGGCTCATAGTGAGGGTATATGAAGGTTTGGATGACTAAGAAGGCCAGTAATTGATTTGTTAATCTTTATTGCTTAATGAAAATGGATGTGTCTCTCTTCTTAATAGAGCTGGTAGTACCATCAAATTAAAAGGGTTGGTATGTAATTTCTAAATATGTGTCCTACATGTTTCACTAACTGTTATTTGGTCAAAAACTATGTGTGTCAGGAACATTTTCTCTTGTCATGTGCTTTTAACATTTTCACTTGTCACGTGGGGTTGACACATGTGCTTGGAAAGTTATTATAAGTGTCACTTGTTAGTACAACAGAGGTTATACAGTTAGCTTGTGTGCATATAAAAATGTGTACATGAATTTCTGTTATTCTACTCTaggattgtactccctccgttcctaaatatttgtctttttggacattttaaatgactactacatacgaatgtatgtagacatattttagagtatagattcactcattttgctccgtatgtagtaacttgttgaaatgtctagaaagacaagtatttaggaacggagggagtaaatgatTACCGGTTTGAAATACTTAAATTGCAACTGGCTGGTGCTGACTTATTTTGTTTGTTCCTTGGTTATAATCTGGTTTTTATCTGCATTTTATCTAATCCATGCAATTCTCCCTGTATGGATGGATGTATTCCACTGTCTTGTCTGCTTATTCTAACACGTATATATTTTTGTGTATGTCTCTCTGTCAGATCTTTGAGAAGAACCCCACCACCATCAAGAACTACGGCATCTGGCTGCGCTACCAGAGCAGGACCGGTTACCACAACATGTACAAGGAGTACCGCGACACGACCCTGAACGGCGGGGTGGAGCAGATGTACACGGAGATGGCGTCGCGTCACCGCGTGCGTGCCCCCTGCATCCAGATCATCAAGACCGCGACGGTGGACTTCAAGCTGTGCAAGAGGGACAACACGAAGCAGTTCCACAACTCGAAGATCAAGTTCCCGCTGGTGTACCAGAAGGTTCGCCCACCCACCCGCAAGCTCAAGACCACCTACAAGGCGACGAGGCCCAACCTGTTCATGTGAGCGGGGGTCCGTACTACAGTACTGTTTTAGCGTGTGTAAGAGTTTGAATGTTTTGCATGTGGAAGTTTTGGTTATGCACTTTGATGATGATGTTTCCTGTTGCCACTTTGGATGATGACTATGCTTTGCGACCCTTGAGTTTCTTCAGTATTATTAGTAATGAGCAGATCCATTGTTGCTTCGGTATGTTTCACTTGTTGCCAGTGTTAACTGCAAGTCCTCAGGTgcaatttgtttttgtttcgaaAGCAGAACCTGCTGATAATTTTGACTTGTATTTCGTGCTGATTGTTAGCGACTGTGGTAGTGGTTAGCAGGTTCAGAAATTTCTTCGTTTCAGGAAGTAGGCTTGGCAAAACTGCCTACCATCGGAACGCCTCAGGATCGATTGTACGCCTCAGTTTCACTTGCATATTACTCCTTCCGTCTCAAAGATTTGTCTaacacactaaaatgtaactagatacatttgTATTTAGCTAAATCTAAGACATGAATTTTGGGACAGAGAGGAAATGAGAGTGATCTTGACATTTGCGTTTGTTTTTCCGACGAAACGAAAAAGTTCTGGATTGagatttcacataagcattgcacaaTGATACCGCCAGCCGGGATCCCTTGCGGGAATTCTTCGACATGAGAATACGATGTCCTAAAAGGGACCGAAGCAATTACCTGAATGGTTTTGCTGCTTGGGGCTCTCCACGAGCACCCCTGGCTACCACACCAGAAGTCTCATTTGTTCCAGTCACATTGAATTGAAGACAGCATCAGTATCTGATGTGCCCACCACAGTTCCGACCTGTATCCTGAAGCTCAACGTGCAGATGATGCAGATTAGCAACGGGCAGTGACAGAATTACTGACCACACGCCACCAAAAATGCATACACCTTCTTGATAGGTCGGTGCACAATAGTTGCTTCTCCTTCTGATGCCGACGATTTGGTGCGCCAATGGGTGTGCCTATGCTTGCTTTTTGCCGTGACGAGAAGTCGGAGCTGCCTACAGCAGGGTCCCGCCGCACCAATAACTCCAATGAGGGTTGTTTTCAGCGGACAATGCTCTTCGAAGGTTGCATTGGACTAGGTCGGGGCGAGGTTTACAACTTTATATTATTATTAATCGTTGCAGCCACGCTGTAGACAGAGCAGATTGAAATTTTGCAGTACAGACAGAGCACAGTTGATAGAAGCTAAATCCAAATAACGCTGCATGCAGGGAATATGCTCAGACCGCTAGATACTGATGCTCTTCAGACAATAAAAACCGGGAGCGCAAAGTAGAGTAATTGGATACAGACCAATGCATCGGCATGGcagacaactttgtactaaagttagtataaagttgagtcatctattttggaacggagtgagTACATGGCAGACAAAAACACCTAGCAATAAGAGAACATAGTTTCGTGCCTTAGAAAAAAAAACGAAAGATCGTAGCATAGTTTTGCGTACTAGAGAAACTGCATGAGAATGCTTATATTATGTAGCAAAGCAGGCAAAAACTGCCATCAAAAGAATGATGCTGCTTCTATCTATATAGTTCCCCCTTATGCTGCACAGATCTGGAAGCTTCATTATTACTTCTGCATCATCAACCAATCCTTTCCTTTTCACGGTACCTGCCGTCGGCGGAGAGATACAACAGAGGACATAAGTCAGCGTGGAGAAGAGGATGTCATTGTGCAGGTGAAAAATCAAAGAACTGTGCTGATACTTACAGATCAGAGGTGTTATGGTTCCAACTGAACTTGCACATCAGACAACTACAGAAAACAGTCAAGACTGCTAAGTCAGTACGCATGTAGATATCACCAACGACCAGCATTTAGTCTTGCGCAGTCCTACTGATTCAGATATGCTTTCACATCAGAAACATAACTGACATGTTGCTGTGCAGCAAACATTTACCATCTATCGACACATATAAAGAGTCGAGTTCTTGATTATAAGAAAAGCTCAACTCTCAGGAAACTTTCACATCACAAAACTACAGGAAACTTAATAATTGTTAATTAATGGTGGATGTTGGAAAGAGCAGGCTTGATTATGCTTCAGTTTTCCGGTCGTCACCAACTCAGACTACGGCAATGTGGTAGCAGGTGCATAAAATTTTCGTTTATACTGATGTTTTTACTCGTGGCCACCATGACACTGGATTACATTCTGGGGGAAAAAGTTTGGCATTCAGATACAGAGACTCCGCTTGCATTCTCGCTATTGACATTTTCTAATGATAATTTGGTCTATTGACATGTTCTTTCCAAATTTGCAGAGGAATGGAACAAAGCAAACAATCATTGAGGAGGACCTAATAACACTAGGGTCACAAAGATCTGTTTCTCGTAAATGTAAGCTAGCAACACAACAAAAACAACACAGATATTTAAGTACTGCTCTAGAAAATTTTAGAATTTAAGAACTACACATTTTATTTCAGGAAACATATTCAGAGCAAGGGTTGACCGTTAGCACCTACAACTACATCAGCCAGCAGAACCAAGCAGAACCAACCGACTAGGGCAAACAAATTCAGAGCAACGATCGAAAATTAGCGCATACATACATCACACGAACTAGCAGAATCAAACGACCAGGGGAACACAAACACACACCACTACATCTAAAAACAAAAAATGCCGGCAGAATCAGACACCAAGGCCAGCAGACAGAAAACTGATAGGGGAATCGAATCCAGCATATCACAACCTCTCTGTTGATATCCGGGCACAATACATACCAAACGAAACGCACAGTTACAACAAACAAACTATATTCTGGAACCAAGCTTGGCCATGAGGTCGTAGATAACAGGGGGATCGGTTGTTGCTATCTTACTGTACGTCCATGACATTTCACAAATCTTTGAACTCCACGCAGGCCTCATTTAGTCCGTAGCAGTGGAGCTGCTCAGCTAAATCAAGGATGTCCGTCACAGAGCTCAGTTTTGTGTACTCTGACAGTCTCTTTGCACATAATGACACGAGCCTCTGAAAATCATACATGTCAGCCGCGGCAAGCAATTCTACTAGCCACACAACCTCAGCGCCGTCTTCTCCTGCTTCTCCTCCCGCCTCCATTTTAGGCATCGAGTCCGTGTAGACAAAATCAAGCAAGGCTTTGAACACATCCGGTTccatttcttttatcagtatagTATCAGTTGTTGTCTCCTTCATCGGACCTGAGAGCATAGCCGTAAACACGCTGGAACGGGCTGCGAGCATGAAGCGGTGAGCTGTAAATGTCTTGTAGCCAACCTCGAACGTCACATCGGTGCAGACCTCCGCCAAGTGGAGAtgttctagctgctgaattatgtttgATGGCGGCACCTCAATGCAGGAAGTCATGATGTTCAAATCACACTTGATAGTGAAACAGTCATTGTTTATGTGTTTTGACTGCTCCAGATCCTCTACTTTCATGAAACGGTGACGACCCCACACTGAGTCATCACTTTTGAATTCAACTACTTGGGATATGTGTCCATGCTCCTGCTTGTCAAGCTCATCAATGAAGCTAAACCGAAGATCCACCTTCACAGGTTGTTCAACATTTTTCTGGTCGAAGCACAAAAAGACAGACATATAACCAGCATGCTTTGAGATGGTACTATTTGGATAGAACGCTAATGACCACAAATATCCTCCAACTTGGAAAGGACGACTTGTAATTCCATTCCCAGTTAGCTTATCTTTGATGTGCGAGTAGCCTTCAATGACAAGCAGGTGATAGCATCTGCTGCTGTCTGTGCCGGGGTAAGTCACCGACTGTTGCAGCACCTTGCCGGCATGAACAATGGAGGCGCCAGCGAAAGACATTAATCTCTGCGATCTGAGCTGGGCAGACGGTGAGCTGGCAGCAGCAAAGGGTGTAGCAAGGGGAGGGCCGCGAGAGCTTTCAGCTGCTGATGGAGGGAGCTGGAGGTAGCGGCAAGGTGTGTGAGACTGGACGGGAACAAAACGAGTGACTTGGGCAGCGGTATGGCACCCTTATCTCTCTCGCTTATTGCAACTCGCCCTTCCACGAGAGCTCCTCGCCAGCACTCGTTGGGCCAAGTAACTCCTGTGAAAATAAGCCCC encodes:
- the LOC119349567 gene encoding BTB/POZ and MATH domain-containing protein 3-like, encoding MSFAGASIVHAGKVLQQSVTYPGTDSSRCYHLLVIEGYSHIKDKLTGNGITSRPFQVGGYLWSLAFYPNSTISKHAGYMSVFLCFDQKNVEQPVKVDLRFSFIDELDKQEHGHISQVVEFKSDDSVWGRHRFMKVEDLEQSKHINNDCFTIKCDLNIMTSCIEVPPSNIIQQLEHLHLAEVCTDVTFEVGYKTFTAHRFMLAARSSVFTAMLSGPMKETTTDTILIKEMEPDVFKALLDFVYTDSMPKMEAGGEAGEDGAEVVWLVELLAAADMYDFQRLVSLCAKRLSEYTKLSSVTDILDLAEQLHCYGLNEACVEFKDL
- the LOC119349564 gene encoding 60S ribosomal protein L18a-like, whose protein sequence is MVAHRFHQYQVVGRALPTPGDEQPKIYRMKLWATNEVRAKSKFWYFLRKLKKVKKANGQMLAINEIFEKNPTTIKNYGIWLRYQSRTGYHNMYKEYRDTTLNGGVEQMYTEMASRHRVRAPCIQIIKTATVDFKLCKRDNTKQFHNSKIKFPLVYQKVRPPTRKLKTTYKATRPNLFM